The following are from one region of the Paraglaciecola sp. L1A13 genome:
- the pyrD gene encoding quinone-dependent dihydroorotate dehydrogenase produces MYAILQKFLFTQDAEWSHDFTITWLKRTQHTFLNMAYKQRIADKPVECFGLHFKNPVGLAAGLDKNAECIDAFAAMGFGFIEVGTVTPKPQAGNDKPRMFRLPKGQAIINRMGFNNKGVDYLVEQVQKARYTGVLGINIGKNKTTPEDEALNDYLICLRKVYQHASYVTVNISSPNTPGLRNLQYGDALTQLLGGLKAEQIKLKAQHNKHVPILIKIAPDLQDSELSSMVDSFLSVGIDGVIATNTTLDREAVKGQQYAEEAGGLSGSVLTDKSQRIVTSLCRQLAGQAPVIGVGGIDSVSAAKARIDAGSPLIQVYSALIYQGPKLIKEIVDSL; encoded by the coding sequence ATGTATGCCATTTTACAGAAATTTTTATTTACCCAAGATGCCGAGTGGAGTCATGACTTTACGATTACGTGGCTTAAGCGCACGCAGCATACTTTTTTAAACATGGCCTACAAACAGCGCATCGCAGACAAACCAGTGGAGTGCTTTGGTTTACACTTTAAGAATCCTGTTGGTTTAGCTGCTGGATTAGACAAAAACGCAGAATGTATTGATGCTTTCGCGGCGATGGGATTTGGATTTATAGAAGTCGGTACGGTTACCCCCAAACCGCAAGCGGGTAATGACAAACCTCGAATGTTTAGATTACCAAAAGGGCAGGCGATTATTAATCGTATGGGATTTAACAATAAAGGGGTTGATTACCTTGTAGAACAAGTTCAAAAGGCCCGTTACACAGGGGTGCTTGGGATCAATATTGGTAAAAACAAAACGACACCTGAGGACGAAGCACTAAACGATTATTTGATCTGTTTGCGCAAGGTTTATCAGCATGCTAGTTACGTAACAGTAAATATATCGTCACCTAATACGCCAGGGCTTAGAAACTTACAATATGGTGATGCACTCACACAATTATTAGGCGGCTTAAAAGCAGAGCAAATTAAGCTTAAGGCTCAACATAACAAGCATGTTCCTATCCTTATCAAGATCGCGCCCGATCTGCAGGATTCTGAATTGAGCTCAATGGTTGATTCTTTTTTGAGCGTCGGGATCGATGGAGTGATCGCAACGAACACGACACTTGATCGTGAAGCAGTTAAAGGCCAGCAATATGCTGAGGAGGCTGGCGGTCTGAGTGGGTCAGTACTCACTGACAAAAGTCAGCGGATCGTGACATCGTTATGTCGTCAGCTAGCGGGGCAGGCGCCTGTCATTGGTGTGGGTGGGATTGATTCGGTGTCTGCTGCGAAGGCTCGGATCGATGCCGGATCACCTTTGATTCAAGTGTATTCGGCGCTGATCTACCAAGGTCCAAAATTAATAAAAGAGATCGTAGATTCGTTATAA
- a CDS encoding cell division protein ZapC domain-containing protein has product MLLPNTNWFWYTHDNELRLDLGHTLTFVVPFALKNLVNLPTDKQLFSLEDTEHYVALAESLDNSGLVLTEGQLVQVLLNATAALKFHKPVCMKSWLYKAQSTSGVHCQLAMLEAADNDNGELGQVIVIEQQGTTATCMLISDQFVVSNSKTLSQFEIIKVMNDRLIPYLADIPMYKRA; this is encoded by the coding sequence ATGCTACTTCCTAATACAAATTGGTTTTGGTATACGCACGATAATGAACTGCGTCTCGACTTAGGTCACACATTGACCTTTGTGGTGCCTTTTGCGTTAAAGAATTTAGTTAATTTACCTACAGATAAACAGTTATTTAGTCTTGAAGATACCGAGCACTATGTGGCGTTAGCTGAAAGCTTAGATAACAGTGGGTTAGTCTTGACTGAAGGGCAGTTGGTGCAAGTTTTATTAAATGCCACCGCTGCGCTTAAATTTCATAAACCTGTTTGCATGAAGAGTTGGTTGTACAAGGCGCAGTCGACTAGTGGTGTGCATTGTCAATTGGCGATGTTAGAGGCTGCCGATAATGATAATGGCGAATTAGGCCAAGTCATCGTGATAGAACAACAAGGCACAACGGCAACGTGCATGCTTATTTCTGACCAATTTGTCGTAAGCAATAGCAAAACATTGTCGCAGTTTGAAATAATCAAAGTTATGAACGATCGGCTTATTCCATACCTTGCTGATATTCCTATGTATAAACGCGCTTAG
- the rlmKL gene encoding bifunctional 23S rRNA (guanine(2069)-N(7))-methyltransferase RlmK/23S rRNA (guanine(2445)-N(2))-methyltransferase RlmL, whose product MFEFLVTTSKGLDELLAKEISALCPQLSVKTKPGQVLFSGEIEHAYKICLWSRLANRVLLKVAEGHVDVADDVYQITSSVNWTSHFSVDSTFVVDFVGANHCINNTQFGALKIKDAVVDQFNELFESRPSVSKIDPDIRLQGRMWSDKLTVYLDLSGHSLHQRHYRVKTGLAPVKEHIACAMLVRSGWTQDKALPLLDPMCGAGTIAIEAALMAANIAPALKRKDWGFTRWLQHDATLWESLVTDAESKIVESTSVICASDIDHGVVAIAKENADAAGVFSAIEFNTIDACKVTPPKGQALGYIVSNPPYGERLSEITALLPLFQAWGVNLKEHFKGWNLSLLTSNRDLLRSMKMFANKEYKLMNGKLECQLVNFALDEKNCVTREVSLSNNDFANRLTKNLKRLSKWLKTENTNCYRIYDADLPEYNVAIDRYGDWLVVQEYAAPKDVPTAKAKRRLHEVIVALPDCVDVPSEQIIMKVRAQQKGKSQYEKVSQTQKTVEVYENGAKFKLNLTDYLDTGLFLDHRITRQLVQQRVKDKDVLNLFAYTGSVSVHAAIGKAKSVTTVDMSNTYVDWAKENFALNNLKGPYEFIQADCLTWLDRHNKQYDFIFIDPPSFSNSKRMDTTWDVQRDHLALLSNAVRCLRPGGEIMFSNNLRQFKLDEEGVGKLGLSIENFTQKTLPEDFKRNPKIHGCWVFTLNV is encoded by the coding sequence ATGTTTGAATTTTTAGTCACCACGTCTAAGGGGCTCGACGAGCTTCTTGCCAAAGAAATATCTGCGCTGTGTCCGCAATTGTCAGTAAAAACCAAGCCTGGTCAGGTGCTGTTTAGCGGTGAAATTGAGCACGCATACAAAATTTGCTTATGGTCCCGGTTGGCCAATCGGGTATTGCTTAAGGTTGCAGAAGGCCACGTGGATGTCGCTGATGACGTATATCAAATCACCAGTAGCGTAAATTGGACATCGCATTTCAGTGTTGATAGTACATTTGTTGTCGACTTTGTTGGCGCCAATCATTGTATTAATAATACGCAATTTGGCGCATTGAAAATTAAAGATGCTGTTGTAGACCAATTTAATGAATTGTTTGAATCACGACCTTCGGTGAGTAAGATTGATCCCGATATTCGCTTGCAAGGAAGAATGTGGAGTGACAAGTTAACGGTGTATCTTGATTTGTCAGGGCATAGTTTACATCAACGTCATTACCGTGTGAAAACGGGCTTAGCCCCTGTTAAAGAGCATATCGCTTGCGCTATGTTGGTACGAAGCGGTTGGACGCAAGATAAAGCCTTACCCTTACTTGATCCTATGTGTGGTGCGGGCACCATTGCTATTGAAGCGGCGCTTATGGCTGCCAATATTGCACCAGCACTCAAGCGTAAAGATTGGGGCTTCACGCGTTGGCTTCAACATGATGCCACTTTATGGGAATCGCTGGTAACGGATGCAGAATCAAAAATTGTTGAGTCAACTAGTGTGATCTGCGCAAGTGACATTGACCATGGTGTTGTCGCCATTGCTAAAGAGAATGCCGATGCTGCTGGCGTATTTTCAGCTATAGAATTTAATACCATAGACGCTTGCAAAGTTACGCCTCCTAAAGGGCAGGCACTGGGTTATATTGTTAGTAATCCGCCTTATGGTGAAAGACTGAGTGAAATCACCGCGTTGCTTCCATTATTTCAAGCGTGGGGAGTGAATCTTAAAGAACATTTCAAAGGTTGGAATTTGTCATTATTGACGTCAAATCGTGACTTGCTGCGCAGTATGAAAATGTTTGCCAACAAAGAATATAAGTTGATGAACGGCAAGTTAGAATGTCAGCTAGTTAACTTCGCATTAGATGAAAAAAACTGTGTTACCAGAGAAGTCTCACTGAGTAATAATGACTTTGCTAATCGTTTGACCAAAAATCTGAAACGTCTCAGTAAATGGCTTAAAACTGAAAATACAAATTGTTACCGTATTTACGATGCGGATTTGCCAGAATACAACGTGGCAATTGACCGCTATGGTGACTGGCTTGTTGTACAAGAATATGCAGCTCCGAAAGATGTGCCGACAGCGAAAGCTAAGCGACGTTTGCATGAAGTGATTGTGGCTTTGCCTGACTGCGTTGATGTACCCTCAGAACAGATAATCATGAAGGTCAGGGCGCAGCAAAAAGGGAAAAGCCAGTACGAAAAGGTGTCTCAGACTCAGAAGACCGTTGAAGTATATGAGAACGGTGCCAAGTTCAAGCTTAATTTGACTGATTATTTGGATACTGGGTTATTTCTTGACCACCGCATAACACGTCAACTAGTGCAGCAACGAGTCAAAGATAAAGACGTATTAAATCTATTTGCCTATACCGGCAGTGTTTCGGTACATGCGGCTATAGGTAAGGCTAAATCAGTGACTACCGTCGATATGTCGAATACCTATGTGGATTGGGCAAAAGAGAATTTTGCACTAAATAATTTAAAGGGACCCTATGAATTTATTCAAGCGGATTGCTTGACTTGGTTAGATAGGCATAACAAGCAGTACGATTTTATTTTTATCGATCCACCGTCGTTTTCTAACTCAAAACGTATGGATACCACATGGGACGTTCAGCGCGACCATTTAGCATTACTCAGTAATGCCGTAAGATGTTTACGCCCAGGTGGGGAAATCATGTTTTCCAATAATTTACGCCAGTTTAAATTGGATGAAGAAGGCGTCGGCAAGTTAGGGTTGAGTATTGAAAATTTTACCCAGAAAACCTTACCTGAAGATTTTAAGCGTAATCCAAAGATACATGGATGTTGGGTGTTTACCTTAAATGTCTAA
- the msrQ gene encoding protein-methionine-sulfoxide reductase heme-binding subunit MsrQ, which translates to MAETYSFKLKKAHLPWLKLVIHLGALLPLLITYYQAFNDQLGGDPVTALLHFTGLGAFKLLLLSLLITPLARQFKQGLLINVRRLLGLYSFSYAFAHLVSYVLFDLQLDWPLLLSEIVKRPYITVGFVAWIILFCLTLTSNKKAQRSLGRRWQTLHNWVYLAVGLVALHFLWSVKSDVTEPLVYMFLTLSLLLYRRDKLKRWLKNRINNTQISKK; encoded by the coding sequence ATGGCAGAGACTTATTCCTTTAAGCTTAAAAAGGCACACTTACCTTGGTTAAAACTTGTCATTCATTTAGGGGCATTGCTGCCCTTATTGATAACGTATTATCAAGCTTTTAATGACCAATTAGGCGGCGATCCAGTCACCGCACTTTTACATTTTACTGGTTTAGGTGCGTTTAAGTTGCTGCTGCTATCACTGCTTATCACTCCCCTAGCGCGGCAATTTAAGCAAGGCTTACTTATCAATGTCCGCAGGTTACTGGGCCTTTATAGCTTCAGTTATGCATTTGCTCACCTGGTAAGTTACGTATTATTCGATTTACAACTCGACTGGCCACTTTTACTCAGCGAAATAGTTAAACGCCCCTATATAACGGTAGGTTTTGTCGCGTGGATAATATTGTTCTGCCTCACCTTAACCTCAAATAAAAAGGCCCAGCGCAGTTTGGGGCGACGTTGGCAAACACTGCATAATTGGGTATACCTAGCCGTGGGGCTTGTGGCTCTTCACTTCTTATGGTCAGTCAAATCGGATGTAACAGAACCGCTCGTTTATATGTTCTTAACCCTATCACTGCTGCTCTACAGACGTGATAAGTTAAAACGCTGGTTAAAGAATCGAATAAATAATACGCAAATAAGTAAAAAATAA
- a CDS encoding ABC transporter ATP-binding protein, with protein MSLLQLKNASIIFGHPPLLSGVELVIHPGERVCLVGRNGCGKSTLLKIIAGELKLDDGQRLVGNQVKISRLPQDPPQSVDCSLFDYVAEGMAEVGEILKAYFHQTHVIATDYSEAQMDKLEKLQQQLDHHNAWQFEQKIMQVLTQLKLDPDQQLSSLSGGWRRKAALARALANQPDILLLDEPTNHLDISMIKWLENTVLDYQGAVVFVSHDRAFIRNVATRIVDLDRGQLVSYPGNYQEYLDKKAHDLEVEETQNALFDKKLSQEETWIRQGVKARRTRNEGRVRALKALRNERSERRDVTGRAVVTLGQGQNSGKIIFEAESLSYEIDDKNIVDHLDFTIFRGDKIAFIGPNGCGKSTLIKLLLEQLEPTSGSVRCGTKIELAYFDQHRSQLDVSLKVIDAIADGKREVEINGSSKHVISYLQDYLFTPERVNVPVSSLSGGEKNRLLLAKLMLKPNNLLILDEPTNDLDVETLELLEDILGNYKGTLILVSHDREFVDNVVTSSLFFEGQGKIKEFVGGYADIYQWYAANAVSKQAIKSKSETSKQSDSPKTKPQSKPSKKLSYKQQLELEKLPISIDKLEKTIAELQSQISDGDFFKKDNDATSKTLAQLADAESSLSEAYARWDELEALTE; from the coding sequence TTGAGTTTATTACAACTTAAAAATGCCAGTATTATTTTCGGTCACCCACCTTTATTAAGTGGTGTTGAATTAGTGATCCACCCAGGTGAACGTGTGTGTCTTGTTGGCCGAAACGGTTGCGGCAAGTCCACATTATTAAAAATTATTGCTGGAGAATTGAAACTAGACGATGGCCAGAGATTAGTCGGAAATCAAGTTAAAATTTCACGGTTACCGCAGGATCCACCGCAAAGTGTAGATTGCAGTTTGTTTGATTATGTTGCCGAAGGTATGGCTGAGGTAGGAGAGATCCTCAAAGCCTATTTCCATCAGACTCATGTTATCGCTACCGATTACAGCGAAGCACAGATGGACAAGCTCGAAAAGTTGCAGCAACAACTTGATCACCATAATGCCTGGCAGTTTGAACAGAAAATAATGCAGGTTTTAACTCAGCTTAAACTTGACCCTGATCAACAGTTGTCTTCGCTTTCAGGTGGATGGCGTCGTAAAGCCGCTCTTGCAAGAGCACTGGCTAATCAGCCTGATATTTTATTATTGGATGAGCCTACTAACCACCTAGATATTAGTATGATCAAATGGTTGGAGAATACCGTTCTTGATTATCAAGGCGCAGTGGTTTTTGTCAGCCATGATAGGGCGTTTATCCGAAACGTTGCCACGCGTATCGTTGATTTAGATCGTGGACAACTGGTTAGTTACCCTGGTAATTATCAGGAGTATTTGGACAAAAAGGCCCATGACTTAGAAGTTGAAGAAACGCAAAACGCGTTGTTCGACAAAAAATTGAGCCAGGAAGAAACGTGGATCAGGCAAGGTGTTAAGGCTCGTCGTACACGTAACGAGGGCCGCGTTCGCGCATTAAAAGCCCTGCGTAATGAGCGTAGTGAGCGCCGTGATGTAACAGGTCGTGCGGTAGTCACACTCGGTCAAGGACAAAACTCAGGTAAGATTATTTTTGAAGCCGAGAGCCTTAGTTATGAAATCGATGATAAAAATATTGTCGACCATTTAGACTTCACTATTTTCCGTGGCGATAAAATCGCATTTATCGGGCCTAATGGTTGTGGTAAGAGCACGCTGATAAAACTACTGCTAGAACAGCTAGAGCCTACGTCAGGCTCGGTGCGTTGCGGAACCAAAATAGAATTAGCCTATTTCGATCAGCATCGCTCGCAACTTGATGTGTCGCTCAAAGTGATAGACGCCATCGCTGATGGTAAGCGTGAGGTGGAGATAAACGGCAGTAGTAAGCACGTTATCAGCTACTTACAGGACTATTTGTTTACGCCTGAGCGGGTGAACGTGCCTGTTAGTTCATTATCTGGTGGCGAAAAGAACCGTTTGTTATTAGCAAAATTAATGCTTAAGCCAAACAACTTACTTATTCTCGATGAGCCAACTAATGATCTCGATGTTGAAACCCTAGAGTTACTAGAAGATATACTCGGGAATTATAAAGGTACGCTTATCTTGGTGAGCCATGATAGAGAATTTGTCGACAACGTTGTGACCTCAAGTTTGTTTTTTGAAGGCCAAGGTAAAATTAAAGAGTTTGTTGGTGGTTATGCCGATATTTATCAATGGTATGCTGCAAACGCGGTATCAAAACAAGCAATTAAAAGCAAAAGTGAAACTTCTAAACAAAGTGATAGTCCTAAGACCAAGCCTCAAAGTAAGCCGAGTAAAAAATTATCATATAAGCAGCAACTTGAGCTCGAAAAGCTGCCTATTTCTATCGATAAGTTAGAAAAAACAATAGCCGAATTACAATCGCAAATAAGCGATGGGGATTTTTTCAAGAAAGATAATGACGCTACATCCAAGACACTAGCCCAACTTGCTGATGCTGAAAGTAGCTTGAGTGAGGCTTATGCGCGTTGGGATGAGCTCGAAGCTTTAACTGAATAA
- a CDS encoding glutaredoxin family protein, whose amino-acid sequence MSNLAILFYSGKDCCLCDDAEVILNYAAPDASYNKVDVRASTELYHLYGARIPVLKRLDTELELEWPFNEQQLREFLS is encoded by the coding sequence ATGTCTAATTTAGCCATTTTGTTTTATTCAGGCAAAGATTGCTGCTTGTGTGATGATGCAGAAGTTATTTTAAATTACGCGGCACCAGACGCATCTTATAACAAGGTTGATGTTAGAGCGTCTACAGAGTTATATCATTTATACGGTGCACGTATCCCAGTACTGAAAAGGCTAGACACAGAGCTAGAGCTTGAGTGGCCTTTCAATGAACAACAATTAAGAGAGTTTTTGTCTTGA
- a CDS encoding YchJ family protein has protein sequence MNDPLCFCNSGHSFELCCKPYIHSIRRPETPEQLMRSRFSAYATKHFQYVLDTYTLTQRQNLTLQVLSQGSDDTHWLRLEVLDTITDNSAHIGEVEFVAYYRQDNVIYKMHERSKFCREEGQWRYDSGVLFKDGGVYKPQRNDSCLCGSGKKFKKCCL, from the coding sequence ATGAATGATCCTCTTTGCTTTTGTAATAGCGGCCACAGCTTTGAACTGTGTTGTAAACCTTATATACACAGTATCAGACGTCCTGAGACACCTGAACAACTTATGCGCTCGCGCTTTAGTGCATATGCCACCAAGCACTTCCAATACGTTTTAGACACCTACACACTCACCCAGCGCCAGAATTTAACCTTGCAAGTATTATCTCAAGGCAGTGACGATACCCATTGGCTTCGCTTAGAAGTGCTAGACACCATTACAGACAATAGTGCTCATATAGGTGAAGTTGAATTTGTTGCCTATTACCGGCAAGACAATGTGATTTACAAGATGCACGAACGTTCTAAGTTTTGTCGTGAAGAGGGTCAATGGCGCTATGACTCAGGGGTATTATTTAAAGACGGTGGAGTGTACAAACCTCAACGCAATGATAGCTGTTTATGCGGCAGCGGAAAAAAATTCAAAAAGTGCTGTCTGTAA
- the rmf gene encoding ribosome modulation factor, producing MKRQKRDKLSRAHSKGYHAGISGRSKENCPFQASTARSEWLGGWREAMGDRSFGLKF from the coding sequence ATGAAGAGACAAAAGAGAGATAAACTTTCCAGAGCGCATTCAAAGGGATACCACGCTGGCATTTCCGGTCGATCTAAAGAAAACTGTCCATTCCAAGCCTCAACGGCTCGTTCAGAATGGTTAGGGGGGTGGCGAGAAGCCATGGGGGACCGAAGCTTCGGCCTTAAATTCTAG
- a CDS encoding DUF3466 family protein, translated as MNKTRLAAFAFSALTISLANAAQYNVVELEANNIGVNTFPSDINASGQIAVNVSIPYNPPIDASLLNFESQTLIDGLTDIEAAKIGNYNDADYTFLYALLTSDANNEALTLQQIADRHAYIETNNNSVFIPGFDVLDENTNEYTFSNDTLVRGMNDSGSTVGSSFDVFYTIDYTLEAGTDITYVVNDFYSRAFATVNNTTIELPPIDDTAGGLSVAYDVNNSNQVVGYSTTTLLDASTLQTSVDNCNDDDIRGDEPAEVCLRRINLVSSSTTGEKSLKFNFQRRGTIWQLDNQGQIISTKELGLAYTPEEDDTNGYESKALAINDNGVAVGDSSGQYRDTNFIRTFAAIFEGDTVTEITDDQTYTSSTATDINNSGLVVGSAVRQVNGISRSKFFVHDINTDETVFPEDFFLGSSSFANAINNSGIVVGKGEIEAGVSARRSHAFRFDTNASEFINMNDLIQCNSAYTLVNATSINDDGVVAASALVRIPSKNIFGDVVLDSNGDEVIVDRIISVRLEPIPGGSIEDCDVTEPGDDESDNDSDRQGAGFGLISLLGLMVVAIRRRIKL; from the coding sequence ATGAATAAAACTAGATTGGCAGCATTCGCATTTTCTGCATTGACGATATCCTTGGCTAATGCCGCGCAATACAATGTGGTTGAGCTCGAAGCAAACAACATAGGTGTAAATACCTTCCCAAGTGATATCAACGCCAGTGGGCAAATCGCTGTTAATGTTTCAATACCTTATAATCCACCCATCGATGCATCGTTGCTAAATTTCGAGTCGCAAACACTTATCGATGGCTTGACTGATATTGAAGCGGCCAAAATAGGCAACTATAACGACGCAGATTATACGTTTTTATATGCATTACTGACGTCTGACGCTAACAATGAAGCATTAACCCTCCAACAAATTGCTGACCGTCACGCGTACATCGAAACAAACAATAATAGCGTATTTATTCCCGGCTTTGATGTACTTGATGAAAACACAAACGAATATACCTTCAGTAACGATACACTTGTGCGAGGAATGAATGACTCGGGTTCTACGGTGGGTAGCAGCTTCGACGTATTTTACACCATTGATTACACCCTAGAAGCAGGCACTGATATTACCTATGTGGTGAATGATTTTTACAGCCGTGCATTTGCCACAGTGAATAATACAACCATTGAATTGCCACCCATTGATGATACGGCAGGGGGCCTAAGTGTTGCCTATGACGTAAATAACAGTAATCAGGTTGTTGGCTATAGCACTACTACACTTTTAGACGCATCGACACTGCAGACTTCAGTTGATAATTGTAATGATGATGATATTCGTGGAGACGAGCCAGCAGAAGTCTGCCTGCGTCGAATTAATTTAGTTTCTTCATCTACTACAGGTGAAAAATCGTTGAAGTTTAACTTTCAGCGCCGAGGCACTATCTGGCAATTGGATAATCAAGGTCAAATCATCAGTACGAAAGAGCTGGGCTTGGCATATACCCCTGAAGAAGACGACACTAATGGCTATGAAAGCAAGGCTTTAGCTATCAATGATAATGGTGTGGCTGTAGGTGATTCGTCTGGCCAATATCGCGATACTAACTTTATTCGTACATTTGCCGCCATTTTTGAAGGCGATACAGTCACTGAGATTACGGACGATCAAACGTATACATCAAGTACCGCAACGGATATTAATAATAGTGGTTTAGTGGTTGGTTCAGCAGTTAGGCAAGTTAATGGAATTTCGCGTAGCAAGTTTTTTGTGCACGACATTAATACTGATGAAACCGTTTTCCCTGAAGACTTTTTCTTAGGCTCATCAAGCTTTGCCAATGCCATCAACAACAGTGGCATAGTGGTAGGTAAAGGCGAGATAGAAGCAGGTGTATCGGCCAGAAGAAGCCATGCCTTTCGGTTTGATACTAATGCATCTGAATTCATTAATATGAATGACTTAATTCAATGTAATTCGGCTTATACGTTAGTGAACGCCACAAGCATCAATGATGATGGTGTGGTTGCGGCTTCAGCTTTAGTACGTATACCGTCTAAAAACATTTTCGGTGATGTGGTGTTAGACAGTAACGGTGATGAAGTGATAGTTGATAGAATTATCAGTGTTCGTTTAGAGCCCATCCCAGGAGGCTCTATCGAGGACTGTGATGTGACGGAACCTGGTGACGATGAAAGCGACAATGACTCTGATCGTCAAGGAGCTGGGTTTGGTCTTATATCACTGCTTGGCTTAATGGTGGTAGCAATACGTAGACGCATAAAGTTGTAG
- the fabA gene encoding bifunctional 3-hydroxydecanoyl-ACP dehydratase/trans-2-decenoyl-ACP isomerase, whose product MTMNQGSFTKEELLACSRGELFGPGNSQLPAPNMLMMDRIINISEEEGEHGKGVIIAELDISPDLWFFDCHFPGDPVMPGCLGLDAMWQLVGFFLGWCGGPGKGRALGVGEVKFSGQILPSAKKVTYRIDMKRVIKRKLYMGIGDGEVSVDGRVIYQAKNLKVGLFQDTSTF is encoded by the coding sequence ATGACAATGAATCAAGGCAGTTTTACAAAAGAAGAATTATTAGCCTGCAGTCGAGGTGAGTTATTTGGTCCTGGTAACAGTCAGCTACCTGCGCCAAATATGTTAATGATGGATCGTATTATTAATATCTCTGAGGAAGAAGGAGAACATGGAAAAGGCGTCATCATTGCCGAATTAGATATTTCACCAGACTTATGGTTTTTCGATTGTCATTTTCCTGGTGATCCAGTGATGCCAGGATGCTTAGGCTTGGATGCAATGTGGCAGTTAGTTGGATTCTTTTTAGGTTGGTGTGGTGGTCCAGGAAAAGGACGTGCTCTGGGTGTGGGTGAAGTTAAATTCTCAGGTCAAATACTTCCTTCAGCTAAAAAAGTCACTTACCGCATCGATATGAAACGTGTCATTAAGCGTAAATTGTATATGGGAATTGGTGACGGTGAAGTGTCTGTTGATGGCCGCGTAATCTATCAAGCTAAAAATCTTAAAGTGGGCTTGTTTCAAGATACCAGTACTTTCTAA